AAGCACCCAAATCCATTGAGGCTTCTTCCAATGAGGGATCGATAGCCTCTAATACACCGTATAATACCAAAAAAGCGGTTGGGCTATAAGCAATGGTTTCCACTAAAACGAGTCCGCTTAATCCATAAATAGAATAATTACCTATTATACTTTTAACCCAGGGAGTGAAGCTTCCAGCCCTTCCAAAAAGAAGAATTGCTGCCAGTGCAACTATGAAGGGAGGAGAGATAATTGGGAAAGTAGCTGTTGTCCTGAAAAAATTTTTAAAAGGAAGTGATGTTCTTGTTAAAGCATAGGCA
The Atribacterota bacterium DNA segment above includes these coding regions:
- a CDS encoding iron ABC transporter permease, which gives rise to MNNDRNRQIHEITGQLRLIWKEPILFLLILLIFYFLFTFVVFPIFQVVKNSVYIGGKWDFSNYVAIFSKRYFIQPFFNSIILGIYTATLGSIAGFIFAYALTRTSLPFKNFFRTTATFPIISPPFIVALAAILLFGRAGSFTPWVKSIIGNYSIYGLSGLVLVETIAYSPTAFLVLYGVLEAIDPSLEEASMDLGA